CAATGGGTGTGTTTATGCTGCCGCTCATCTGGTTGATCGTATCTATTGGTAAAGTGACAAAGGTAAAACAGTTCAACATTGTTTATGCTGCCGAAAGACCTTTTACTCCTTCGACAACACATTTTGCACATAATTTTTATGCACATTACAAGCGAGCTCTCGGAACATTTGTACGACCGTTGGTGACAGGATTCTGGAATAGTGTTGGAGAATGGATCCAGTCGATTGGAGGAACGATCAGACAGATTTATTCCGGCAATGGTCAAACATATATCCTTCATATCCTGATCTACTTCGTTGTCCTCTATTTCATCATGGGAGGTAAGTAATGGATACTCCCCTTCTTCTCAAAATACTCTATGCAATCATCTCCCTTGGGGTGATAACGATCTGGGGACTCACACTGAATGGAGTTGTTCGCAAAATCTATGCACGCGTGCAGGGAAGGATAGGACCTCCTTTCTGGCAGCCGTTCATCGATATTATCAAAACATATGGAAAGAGGACAGCTGTCGCTCACGGCATCATGTTCTTCCTGGGACCAGTCTTCAGGATAGCAGGCGGGATCGGTACATATTTGTTCATCCCTGCCATTATCGGTTCAACTGTTTTCAGCAATTTCAGTGTTTCAGGCGACGTTTTGCTGGTTATGTATTTCATATTTTTCGGACAGCTTGGTATGGCGTTGGGGGCTGGAGAGAGCGGTCATCCCTACAGTGCGATCGGTGTTGCTCGCGGACTTGCGCAGATGACTGCATTCGAAGTTCCTTTTGCTCTATCCATTATTGCGCTTGCAATACAATATAAGACCCTGAACATCACTGCGATTATAATGGCTCAGCAGGGAGGATTCCTCAACTGGACGATCTTCACGAATCCCTTGGCAACGATCGCTGCACTTATCGCTCTTCTTGGCATGAACATGCATAATCCTTTCAGCGTTGTGCTTGCACCACAGGAAATTCCCATCGGACCACCTACAGAATTTCACGGCAGTTATCTTGGTCTTATGCAAACGAACAGAGGTATTTTTAATGCAGCAAAACTCGTCCTGTTCATGAACCTCTTCTTTGGTGGAGCGACAAATATCTTTGCCATGATCATCAAGACCTTTGCTATTTATATGATATCTGTGATCGTCGGTGTTTCGTTCCCGCGATTCAGAGTAGATCAATCGATCAAATTTTTCCTGTCCGTTCCTGCAGTTATCGCACTGATCTCAATTATATTATTGATCATTTAAGGATTTTTTTATGAAAAAAGAACATAAATCATTACTAAATACTGATTTACCGGATTTTGAACGCGACTACTTCTGTGATACATATCCTCAGGAAGTTAAACCACTCAAGGGCTTCATTGAAAAGTTCCTTAACTGGGCTCGGGCTCAATCATTGTGGATATTAGGATTTGGAACCGGCTGTGGGGCAATCGAGCTTCGTCCTCTGATGACTGCTCGTTTTGATATGTTTCGTTATGGAATGGCTCCCAGACCAACTCCCCGACAATCATGTGTTTTCATCATCGGAGGGTATGCATCGATTAAGACACTGAAGCGTATTGTTCGAAGTTATGAGCAAATACAAGCCCCGAAATTTGTGCTTGCACTTGGAAGCTGTACGATCAATGGCGGCATGTACTTTGATTCTTATAACACGATCAACCGAATCGACCATTACATTCCGGTCGATGTCTATGTTACGGGTTGTATGCCTCGTCCCGAAGCCATTATAGCCGGTTTGAGAAAACTCCAGGAACGTATTATGCAGGGAAAAGCAGAAAAGGCAAATGATTATATTAAAAATTTTGAATGGTACAAAGCAAATCAGAAAAAGATCATCAAAGATTGGAATATGCCAGATTTTAACTGGTAGAAGGTAAAGAAATGAAAGAATTACTCCAAAGATTATCCGATAGATTTTCCCTTAAAGAAATTACCTATCAACGTGATAATCTTATATTCATTACAGTAGAAAAGAGCAATGTTATACCGTTTATTACCCATCTGAAACAGCATGAAAACTTCTCGCATCTCGTGATGATCGGTGCAGTCGACTATATCGAGAACGGAACATTCCAGCTTACATATCTTCTTCATAACTACTCGTTACATGCAGATATCGGAGTGCGTGTTCATGTTCAGCGAGAGAATCCGGTCATGGAATCAATCCATACAATATGGGCACAAGCGAGAACCTATCAGCGCGAAATTCGTGAGATGTTCGGTATCGATTTCCCGGGAAGTCCCGATGTTGACAAACCATTCCTTCTTGAAGGCTGGCAGAACATTCC
Above is a genomic segment from Candidatus Cloacimonadota bacterium containing:
- a CDS encoding NADH-quinone oxidoreductase subunit C — encoded protein: MKELLQRLSDRFSLKEITYQRDNLIFITVEKSNVIPFITHLKQHENFSHLVMIGAVDYIENGTFQLTYLLHNYSLHADIGVRVHVQRENPVMESIHTIWAQARTYQREIREMFGIDFPGSPDVDKPFLLEGWQNIPPMRKDFDTLKYSQETYFPRSGRKHYDPQNYMKQKLYPDKEPE
- the nuoB gene encoding NADH-quinone oxidoreductase subunit NuoB, whose translation is MKKEHKSLLNTDLPDFERDYFCDTYPQEVKPLKGFIEKFLNWARAQSLWILGFGTGCGAIELRPLMTARFDMFRYGMAPRPTPRQSCVFIIGGYASIKTLKRIVRSYEQIQAPKFVLALGSCTINGGMYFDSYNTINRIDHYIPVDVYVTGCMPRPEAIIAGLRKLQERIMQGKAEKANDYIKNFEWYKANQKKIIKDWNMPDFNW
- a CDS encoding NADH-quinone oxidoreductase subunit H, whose translation is MDTPLLLKILYAIISLGVITIWGLTLNGVVRKIYARVQGRIGPPFWQPFIDIIKTYGKRTAVAHGIMFFLGPVFRIAGGIGTYLFIPAIIGSTVFSNFSVSGDVLLVMYFIFFGQLGMALGAGESGHPYSAIGVARGLAQMTAFEVPFALSIIALAIQYKTLNITAIIMAQQGGFLNWTIFTNPLATIAALIALLGMNMHNPFSVVLAPQEIPIGPPTEFHGSYLGLMQTNRGIFNAAKLVLFMNLFFGGATNIFAMIIKTFAIYMISVIVGVSFPRFRVDQSIKFFLSVPAVIALISIILLII